One window of Phoenix dactylifera cultivar Barhee BC4 chromosome 5, palm_55x_up_171113_PBpolish2nd_filt_p, whole genome shotgun sequence genomic DNA carries:
- the LOC103720996 gene encoding uncharacterized protein LOC103720996 encodes MRKERMGMGIGMGLNLLLLVAMVATNILSLYHLSSIRNNSPRSPQTLDPAAADVPDHLLQQLHTIRATITHLTRLRSSTTSSASSSSSPSTTAAPPELLLYSHIGPIASACSDHPDLLHRYMNYTPFAPCPRDLHSVAEPLLLRGCHPLPRRRCFSPTPPKPLNPSSLPSDSFPPSLPDAAVLWPPAAPCRSFSCLPTSLGFDSRTEASRFLSAKSALDLPLPQLLSLARSAGAAPIRLALDVGGGTGTLAARLRLLANATVLTTTMNLGAPYSEAAALRGVIPLHAPLQQRFPVQDGVLDLVRTGHAVNRWIPAPALEFLLYDADRVLRAGGFLWVDHFFCKGSDLDAVYAPMIGRLGYKIIKWALGNKTDAGGLRYGEVYLTALLQKPLPAAAAKA; translated from the coding sequence ATGAGGAAGGAGAGAATGGGGATGGGGATCGGAATGGGCCTCAATCTTCTCCTCCTAGTGGCCATGGTCGCCACCAACATCCTCTCCCTCTACCACCTCTCCTCCATCCGCAATAACTCCCCTCGTTCGccccaaaccctagatcccgcCGCCGCCGACGTCCCCGACCACCTCCTTCAGCAGCTCCACACCATCCGCGCCACTATCACCCACCTCACCCGCCTCCGCTCCTCCAcgacctcctccgcctcctcctcctcctccccttccaccaccgccgccccgccggagctcctcctctacTCCCACATCGGCCCCATCGCCTCCGCCTGTTCCGACCACCCCGACCTCCTCCACCGCTACATGAACTACACCCCCTTCGCCCCCTGCCCCCGCGACCTCCACTCCGTCGCCGAGCCCCTCCTACTCCGCGGCTGCCACCCGCTCCCCCGTCGCCGCTGCTTCTCCCCTACCCCACCCAAGCCCCTCAATCCCTCGTCCCTCCCCTCCGATTCCTTTCCCCCTTCCCTCCCTGACGCTGCTGTCCTCTGGCCCCCCGCCGCCCCCTGCCGTTCCTTCTCCTGCCTCCCCACCTCCCTCGGCTTCGACTCCAGGACCGAAGCCTCCCGCTTCCTCTCCGCCAAGTCCGCCCTCGACCTCCCACTTCCCCAGCTTCTCTCCCTGGCCCGCTCCGCCGGCGCCGCGCCGATCCGCCTCGCCCTTGACGTCGGCGGCGGCACCGGTACCCTCGCTgcccgcctccgcctcctcgCCAACGCCACCGTCCTGACCACCACCATGAACCTGGGAGCCCCTTACAGCGAAGCGGCGGCGCTCCGCGGCGTCATCCCCCTCCACGCGCCGCTCCAGCAGCGGTTCCCGGTCCAGGACGGCGTGCTCGACCTGGTCCGAACGGGCCACGCCGTGAACCGCTGGATCCCGGCGCCCGCGCTGGAGTTCCTGCTGTACGACGCGGACCGGGTGCTGCGGGCCGGGGGGTTCCTGTGGGTGGACCACTTCTTCTGCAAGGGGTCGGATCTGGACGCCGTATACGCGCCGATGATCGGGCGGCTGGGGTACAAGATCATCAAGTGGGCGTTGGGGAACAAGACCGACGCCGGCGGCCTCCGCTACGGCGAGGTCTACCTCACCGCCCTCCTTCAGAAACCACTACCCGCCGCTGCCGCCAAGGCGTGA
- the LOC120110785 gene encoding uncharacterized protein LOC120110785 translates to MVGIFSRFSGRRSRHRRANSAIEVGETMAPIAEVPGPTPPTAAHGVQVAVELKPVEHPIEPLNNDQPVKCPLPEPSILNDGRVWKERMSSASARVRTNLPVVKDQPHLESEAGGRKPHSNPPKRTILPSISAPEHNILTLLEECNAAENWTTGE, encoded by the exons ATGGTGGGAATCTTCTCTCGATTCTCCGGCAGGCGGAGCCGCCACCGGCGGGCGAACAGCGCGATC GAGGTTGGGGAAACGATGGCACCTATTGCAGAGGTACCAGGTCCAACACCCCCAACTGCTGCCCATGGAGTCCAAGTAGCAGTTGAGCTTAAGCCAGTTGAGCACCCAATTGAGCCTCTCAACAATGACCAACCAGTTAAATGCCCACTACCAGAACCTTCAATACTTAAT GATGGAAGAGTATGGAAGGAGCGAATGTCGTCCGCAAGTGCAAGAGTGAGAACCAACTTACCTGTTGTGAAGGATCAACCGCATCTTGAATCCGAAGCTGGTGGAAGGAAACCCCACTCCAACCCACCTAAACGGACCATATTACCATCCATAAGTGCCCCTGAACATAACATCCTGACTCTGCTGGAAGAATGCAACGCAGCTGAAAATTGGACTACAGGCGAATAA
- the LOC120110786 gene encoding ATPase family AAA domain-containing protein 3-like, producing the protein MTSVRAVAAAGALAAAAMAAEHVYADGFFHFPGLSSSSSSTPAAPPPQATPGTAPPLPEVAPKEETRVRNDYPRTTAAGFDPEALERGAKAIREIEKSSQAKKVFDLLKHQEETRKAELAAKKAEFEAIKAQHETDRQRVIYEEQKKLTQHQAQTKAQMARYEDELARKRMHAEHESQRARNQELVKMQEESSIRLEQIRRATEEDIQAQRRQTEKEKAEIERETIRVKALAEAEGRAHEAKLAEEVNRRMLVERANAEREKWVSAINTTFEHIGGGLRAILTDQNKLVVAVGGVTALAAGIYTTREGARVVWGYVDRILGQPSLIRESSRGKYPWSGFFSRAMSSASRKMIKGKNTGTNGNAFGDVILNPSLQKRIEQLASATANTKAHQAPFRNMLFYGPPGTGKTMAARELSRKSGLDYALMTGGDVAPLGSQAVTKIHQLFDWAKKSNRGLLLFIDEADAFLCERNKTYMSEAQRSALNALLFRTGDQSKDIVLALATNRPGDLDSAVADRIDEVLEFPLPGEEERFKLLKLYLDKYIAKAGDSKPSWFNLFRRHQQKIEIKNITDDVIREAAVKTEGFSGREIAKLMASVQAAVYGSTDCELNPGLFREVVDYKVAEHQQRRKLAAAEGGA; encoded by the exons ATGACTAGTGTTCGGGCAGTAGCAGCTGCCGGAGCCCTGGCAGCGGCGGCGATGGCGGCGGAGCACGTCTACGCCGACGGCTTCTTCCATTTCCCGGGcttatcctcctcctcctcctccactccGGCGGCGCCTCCGCCGCAGGCGACCCCTGGGACCGCCCCCCCTCTTCCCGAGGTCGCGCCGAAGGAGGAAACTAGGGTTCGGAATGACTACCCTCGTACAACGGCGGCGGGGTTTGATCCGGAAGCGCTGGAGAGGGGAGCGAAGGCCATTCGGGAGATCGAGAAGTCGTCTCAGGCGAAAAAG GTATTTGACTTATTAAAGCACCAAGAAGAAACGAGGAAGGCGGAGTTGGCTGCAAAGAAGGCGGAGTTTGAGGCAATTAAAGCTCAGCATGAGACC GACAGGCAGCGTGTGATCTATGAAGAGCAGAAAAAACTTACTCAACACCAGGCACAAACGAAGGCGCAAATGGCTCGCTATGAGGATGAATTGGCTAGAAAAAGGATGCAT GCAGAGCATGAAAGTCAACgagcaagaaatcaagaactTGTGAAAATGCAAGAGGAATCCTCCATCAGGCTGGAACAAATACGGCGTGCTACTGAGGAAGATATTCAAGCCCAGCGAAGACAGACAGAGAAGGAGAAGGCAGAGATAGAACGTGAAACAATCAGAGTTAAGGCTTTAGCAGAAGCAGAAGGAAGAGCACATGAAGCCAAATTGGCTGAAGAGGTAAATAGAAGGATGCTGGTCGAGCGAGCCAATGCAGAGAGGGAGAAATGGGTATCAGCAATTAACACAACGTTTGAACATATAGGAG GTGGTTTGCGAGCAATACTCACTGATCAAAACAAGTTGGTCGTAGCTGTTGGGGGTGTAACTGCACTTGCCGCAGGGATTTACACTACAAG AGAAGGTGCTAGAGTGGTTTGGGGATATGTTGATCGTATTTTGGGCCAACCATCTCTAATCAGAGAATCATCCAGGGGGAAGTATCCTTGGTCTGGTTTCTTCTCTCGTGCCATGAGCTCAGCATCACGCAAAATGATTAAAGGAAAGAATACAGGAACAAACGGAAATGCTTTTGGGGATGTTATTCTGAATCCCTCCCTTCAAAAAAGAATTGAACAGCTTGCCAGTGCAACTGCTAATACCAAAGCCCATCAGGCCCCATTTCGTAACATGCTCTTCTACGGCCCTCCTGGTACAGGAAAAACTATGGCTGCCAGAGAACTATCTCGTAAATCT GGTCTAGATTATGCACTGATGACTGGTGGAGATGTTGCACCATTGGGCTCACAGGCAGTGACCAAGATacatcaattatttgattgggCCAAGAAATCTAACAGGGGTTTGCTGCTTTTCATCGATGAAGCGGATGCATTTTTGTGCGA GCGCAACAAGACATACATGAGTGAAGCCCAACGGAGTGCTCTTAATGCTCTCCTTTTCCGCACAGGGGACCAATCCAAGGACATCGTTCTTGCCCTGGCCACCAACCGGCCTGGTGACCTCGACTCCGCCGTTGCAGACCGTATAGATGAGGTCCTTGAATTCCCTCTGCCTGGGGAAGAGGAACGTTTTAAATTGCTCAAGCTTTATCTGGACAAATACATCGCAAAGGCTGGGGACAGCAAGCCTAGTTGGTTCAACTTGTTCCGGCGCCATCAGCAGAAAATAGAGATCAAAAACATAACTGATGATGTGATTAGGGAAGCAGCGGTTAAAACTGAGGGGTTCTCTGGCAGAGAAATTGCTAAACTGATGGCCAGCGTCCAGGCTGCCGTTTATGGAAGCACAGACTGTGAACTTAACCCAGGCCTGTTCCGGGAGGTGGTAGATTACAAAGTTGCAGAGCATCAGCAGAGGAGAAAGCTTGCTGCTGCTGAGGGAGGTGCTTga
- the LOC120110787 gene encoding 26S proteasome non-ATPase regulatory subunit 13 homolog B-like, producing the protein MAGALQYLESQRNAQPDLADWYSSLADLYQRKLWHQLTLKLEQFVALAVVQAGDALIQLYHNFITDFETKINLLKLAHFAVIVSRRYSEKEAAISYLQGVIEKLHATRELRIEEPILYVKLQIAAFDLEKGNQRECKKLLEEGKATLDSMSDVDPSVHASYYWISSQYHKSCQEFAEFYKSALLYLAYITVESLSESFKLDLAFDLSLSALLGDNIYNFGELLAHPIISSLLGTKVEWLYHILQAFNTGNLIRYQELCQVHDAALSAQPALVENEKKLIEKINILCLMEIIFSRSSEDRTIPLSIIAEQTRLSIEDVEYLLMKSLSVHLIEGIIDQVEGTVHVSWVQPRVLGISQIKSLHDRLDTWVGKVYEALLSVEAETPDLVAS; encoded by the exons ATGGCGGGGGCACTCCAGTACTTAGAATCGCAGCGGAACGCCCAGCCAGACCTCGCTGACTGGTACAGTTCCCTGGCCGACTTGTACCAGCGGAAGCTCTGGCACCAGCTCACCCTCAAGCTCGAGCAGTTCGTTGCCCTAGCCGTCGTTCAG GCAGGTGATGCTCTCATACAGCTCTATCATAACTTCATTACGGACTTTGAGACAAAAATCAATCTCCTGAAACTTGCACATTTTGCTGTGATAGTTTCACGTCGGTATTCAGAAAAAGAAGCTGCAATTAGCTATCTTCAGGGTGTAATTGAAAAGTTGCATGCTACAAGGGAGTTACGAATCGAAGAGCCTATTCTATATGTGAAGTTGCAAATAGCTGCATTTGATCTTGAGAAAGGGAATCAAAGGGAGTGTAAGAAACTTCTAGAAGAGGGGAAGGCCACGCTAGATAGCATGTCTGATGTCGATCCTTCTGTACATGCTAGCTATTACTGGATATCTTCTCAGTATCATAAATCTTGCCAGGAATTTGCTGAGTTTTACAAGAGTGCACTTCTTTATCTTGCATACATTACAGTGGAGTCGCTTTCAGAATCATTCAAGCTG GATTTGGCATTTGACCTTTCCCTTTCTGCTTTGCTGGGTGATAACATATATAACTTTGGGGAATTGCTTGCCCATCCAATT ATCAGTAGTCTTCTTGGAACCAAAGTGGAGTGGCTTTACCATATACTTCAGGCATTCAACACTGGCAATCTGATACGCTATCAAGAACTCTGCCAGGTCCATGATGCTGCTTTGAGTGCACAGCCTGCATTAGTAGAGAATGAGAAGAAGCTGATTGAAAAAATCAATATTCTTTGTTTGATGGAAATCATCTTTAG TCGGTCATCTGAAGATCGAACAATTCCATTAAGCATTATTGCCGAACAAACCAGACTCTCTATTGAAGATGTGGAATATCTTCTAATGAAAAGCCTCTCT GTTCATCTTATTGAAGGCATAATAGATCAAGTTGAGGGCACAGTTCACGTCTCGTGGGTGCAGCCTAGGGTTTTGGGGATTTCCCAGATCAAATCCTTGCACGATCGACTGGATACATGGGTAGGCAAGGTGTATGAAGCTTTGTTGTCAGTCGAAGCAGAGACACCTGATCTAGTGGCATCGTGA
- the LOC120110918 gene encoding SKP1-like protein 13, translated as MAARPKKMIRLRSMDGRDFVVEAKAAMSSETIMRMMEDGHSSLCIPVAGVKAHTLAKVVEYWTTRPTATLKGSDRKGDDGDALRELAKWEEKFVSIDLEALFELEDAAYLLEDGPLIELTVRAALTGIRY; from the coding sequence ATGGCGGCGAGACCCAAGAAGATGATAAGGCTGAGGAGCATGGACGGTAGAGATTTCGTTGTGGAAGCGAAAGCGGCCATGTCGTCGGAGACCATCATGAGGATGATGGAGGACGGGCACTCCTCCCTCTGCATTCCAGTCGCCGGCGTGAAAGCCCACACGCTGGCGAAGGTGGTGGAGTACTGGACCACCCGCCCAACCGCCACCTTGAAGGGGTCAGACCGCAAAGGCGACGACGGCGATGCGCTGAGGGAGCTCGCCAAGTGGGAGGAGAAGTTCGTCAGCATCGACCTCGAGGCTTTGTTCGAGCTTGAAGATGCGGCCTATTTGTTGGAGGACGGGCCTCTGATTGAGCTCACAGTAAGGGCCGCGCTCACGGGGATCAGGTACTAG